A stretch of the Paenibacillus dendritiformis genome encodes the following:
- a CDS encoding IS3 family transposase, producing MAEPFIKRGHAAAKVLRILKVRESTYYGRKKREASSTEEQASCALKGRPVPGFSSTNTGRKVSDEQIKEWMLELLEGEEHIYGYKNLALCLRKQRGLILNKKKAYRICKELGILQKQRKKTSKHPRRVPRNRTVTGVNQLWQIDIKYGYVIGRQRFFFVLSIIDVFDRVVVGQYRGSVCEAKHVVQTLCRALQERLNPGDELPTVRTDNGPQFVSKLFGDTCESLEIVHERIPPRSPNMNAYIESFHSLLERDLFSLTEFMTFEEAYEALDRYMDFYNNRRMHGSLKSMSPSEYSKWVMTLEDRSKYHRAV from the coding sequence ATAGCAGAACCGTTTATTAAGCGGGGGCATGCAGCAGCTAAAGTTCTGCGTATCCTGAAAGTTCGCGAATCGACGTACTATGGCCGGAAGAAACGAGAGGCATCCAGTACCGAAGAACAGGCTTCATGCGCTCTAAAAGGGCGTCCTGTGCCTGGATTTTCCTCTACGAACACGGGCCGGAAAGTTTCAGATGAACAGATTAAAGAATGGATGCTCGAACTCCTGGAAGGAGAAGAGCACATTTATGGGTATAAGAATTTGGCGCTGTGCCTCCGCAAACAACGTGGATTGATTCTAAACAAGAAAAAGGCGTACCGCATTTGCAAAGAGTTAGGAATTCTTCAGAAACAACGGAAGAAAACAAGCAAACATCCTCGAAGAGTACCGAGAAACCGGACGGTAACCGGGGTGAACCAGCTATGGCAAATTGATATTAAATATGGGTACGTGATTGGTCGCCAGCGTTTCTTTTTCGTGCTCAGTATCATCGATGTATTTGACCGCGTCGTCGTCGGACAATACCGGGGTTCCGTGTGTGAGGCCAAGCACGTCGTACAGACACTATGCCGGGCGCTACAAGAACGCCTGAATCCCGGCGATGAGTTGCCCACCGTCCGCACCGACAACGGGCCTCAGTTTGTCAGCAAGTTGTTTGGTGATACGTGCGAGAGTCTGGAGATCGTCCATGAACGCATCCCGCCACGCAGTCCGAATATGAACGCCTACATTGAGTCATTTCATAGCTTACTCGAACGTGATCTGTTCAGCCTGACGGAATTTATGACATTTGAAGAGGCCTATGAAGCACTTGATCGTTACATGGATTTCTACAACAACCGCAGAATGCATGGTAGCCTAAAGAGCATGTCACCATCGGAATACTCAAAGTGGGTCATGACGCTGGAGGACCGATCAAAATATCATCGGGCCGTGTAA
- a CDS encoding transposase: protein MGKHFSKEKRLQIVKEAMAGIKVGTLARMYGVHPETVRVWVRDHRDEISQEEIPAADEHLQELRRLQEVEAKFEQAKKLLGEKELEIEILREVVKKKNPAYLKDLK, encoded by the coding sequence ATGGGAAAGCACTTTAGCAAGGAAAAACGCCTGCAAATTGTAAAGGAAGCAATGGCCGGCATTAAGGTGGGAACACTTGCCCGAATGTACGGTGTCCATCCGGAGACGGTACGTGTTTGGGTTAGAGACCACCGTGACGAAATTAGCCAAGAGGAGATACCCGCAGCAGACGAGCATCTGCAAGAACTCCGTCGACTTCAAGAGGTAGAGGCAAAGTTCGAGCAGGCAAAAAAGCTCCTGGGTGAAAAAGAGCTTGAGATCGAGATCCTGCGAGAAGTCGTAAAAAAGAAGAACCCCGCTTATCTGAAAGACTTGAAATAG
- a CDS encoding DUF4198 domain-containing protein: MNMKKTASILLGTLLSATIAIPALAHDGWSQTNSPVIGAGEVAYVDMMLGNHSNEHRSYRIAGQWSPDSSQVYVVSPAGKKIDITDTRFYAGEAATETEPAVNNYFVSSFSSSQPGAYIVSVEGDSIFQGADAASRTLRSAKSFVAVMDIPTMKRASLLTGFQRQVSPDRAELVPLFNPAAAQANTTAEVQLLLKGKPLADTEVSLIRRSNSEAATVKTDAKGIVKFKLGGADYYLLRAKPAANEKREGEYDTVSYEATMTFIAQNGAYELSGTPAEAKPQVFLNGKAQPDASFSFANGTLAADAAWVKEAFGGKTKNAASAVSLREAASEAGAVLEYLPAVGANRAAVYLYLTK; this comes from the coding sequence ATGAACATGAAAAAAACCGCCAGCATCCTGCTGGGCACGCTGCTGTCCGCCACGATCGCCATCCCCGCGCTCGCGCATGACGGATGGTCGCAGACGAACAGTCCCGTCATTGGCGCGGGCGAGGTCGCCTATGTCGACATGATGCTCGGCAATCATTCCAATGAGCACCGCAGCTACCGCATCGCCGGCCAATGGAGCCCGGATTCCTCGCAAGTCTACGTCGTGAGCCCGGCGGGCAAAAAGATCGACATTACCGATACGCGCTTCTACGCGGGCGAAGCGGCGACAGAGACGGAGCCGGCGGTGAACAACTATTTTGTCTCTTCCTTCTCCTCCTCCCAGCCTGGAGCCTATATCGTCTCCGTGGAGGGAGACAGCATCTTCCAGGGAGCCGATGCGGCGAGCCGCACCTTGCGGAGCGCCAAATCGTTCGTCGCCGTCATGGACATCCCGACGATGAAGCGGGCCTCCTTGCTGACCGGCTTCCAGCGGCAAGTGAGCCCGGACCGCGCCGAGCTGGTGCCGTTGTTCAATCCGGCTGCGGCCCAAGCGAACACCACCGCAGAAGTCCAATTGCTGCTCAAGGGCAAGCCGCTGGCCGATACCGAAGTATCGCTTATCCGCCGCAGCAATTCGGAAGCGGCGACCGTGAAGACGGATGCCAAGGGCATCGTCAAGTTCAAGCTGGGCGGCGCCGACTATTATTTGCTGCGCGCCAAGCCGGCCGCCAATGAGAAGCGCGAGGGCGAGTATGACACCGTCAGCTATGAAGCGACGATGACCTTCATCGCCCAGAACGGCGCCTACGAACTGTCAGGCACCCCGGCCGAAGCGAAGCCGCAGGTGTTCCTGAACGGCAAGGCGCAACCGGATGCCTCGTTCTCGTTCGCCAACGGCACGCTGGCGGCGGATGCGGCCTGGGTGAAGGAGGCCTTTGGCGGCAAGACCAAGAACGCCGCATCTGCGGTCTCGCTGCGGGAGGCGGCTTCCGAGGCGGGGGCCGTGCTGGAATATTTGCCGGCGGTCGGAGCGAACCGCGCCGCCGTCTACTTGTACCTGACGAAATAA
- a CDS encoding copper resistance protein CopC, translating to MGKGKGNSRQPGCLLGIAALLLSLLLHPLTVSAHANLASSKPLADAELDTAPTEIRIAFTEGIDAKLSSLTLWDEDGREIGGAVSGEGGDTLVKALPELKNGVYKVKWQVLSVDTHVTEGSYRFAVGTTLDKSGPAPTKSLDDIDEPQAKPDRGSPREDGKGDPVKPGAPAGGTAQPDRSGPQPPADQTEPAGGETDAGASGPGKAGPRQPAPDQAKEPKALPAAPASSGSGSGAPGDAAASPAGELGRADPDKGQQAPSVQASAAEAAPSAGQENGSREAEAAHPKPSDPSGAEQDEGSAPVGEQAAAPGSQDARSADGAAPDEAPDDVPGASADRAHHHDHASGHTAQGTGMTDRWNTVIRIVNIMTTAALFALLFHHCSVGRGGPRLADMAARTHKAAQAAALAAACLYALTYAAHMLLLAAQLTPAGSGAGAIVSTAWTLAVATRVGLADAARIVLAAGLCGTLLMRQRPSHRPLAALRGLLLFGLALTFPLTGHAASGAPLQAAAAVVSHALHFATAGIWFGGLAGLLIVTRSLRRQPDADAFAEAGLLWSRFSAAALPLTVITVVTGLVLAVMHVGSWEALYTSAYGQTLLVKSALYAGVLVIAAFHRFFWLPAFMKQEGDPERVRVFLRGVSLEAACGAVIFITAGMLSTGMPPGLG from the coding sequence ATGGGAAAAGGGAAGGGAAATTCGAGACAACCCGGCTGTTTGCTGGGTATAGCCGCCTTGCTGCTCTCCCTTCTGCTTCATCCGCTGACCGTATCGGCCCATGCGAATCTGGCGTCATCGAAGCCGCTGGCGGATGCGGAGCTGGACACGGCGCCGACGGAGATACGCATCGCGTTCACCGAGGGCATCGATGCGAAGCTGAGCTCGCTGACGCTGTGGGACGAGGATGGGCGCGAGATCGGCGGCGCCGTGAGCGGGGAAGGCGGCGACACGCTGGTCAAGGCTCTTCCCGAGCTCAAGAACGGCGTCTATAAGGTGAAGTGGCAGGTGCTGTCGGTGGACACGCATGTCACCGAGGGCTCGTACCGCTTCGCGGTCGGGACGACGCTGGACAAGAGCGGGCCCGCGCCGACCAAGTCGCTGGACGACATCGACGAGCCGCAAGCCAAGCCGGACAGGGGCTCACCGAGAGAGGACGGGAAGGGCGATCCCGTGAAGCCCGGGGCTCCGGCAGGTGGAACGGCCCAGCCGGACAGAAGCGGGCCGCAGCCTCCGGCTGACCAGACAGAGCCGGCCGGCGGCGAGACGGATGCCGGAGCGTCCGGCCCCGGCAAGGCGGGCCCGCGTCAGCCGGCTCCCGATCAGGCGAAGGAGCCGAAGGCGCTGCCCGCCGCGCCCGCTTCGTCCGGCTCCGGAAGCGGCGCGCCCGGAGATGCCGCGGCATCTCCGGCCGGGGAGCTTGGCCGAGCGGACCCGGACAAGGGGCAGCAAGCTCCTTCCGTCCAGGCTTCAGCAGCCGAAGCTGCGCCATCGGCCGGCCAAGAGAACGGAAGCCGGGAAGCGGAGGCGGCTCACCCGAAGCCGTCCGATCCATCCGGAGCGGAACAGGATGAGGGAAGCGCGCCGGTCGGAGAACAAGCCGCGGCACCCGGCAGCCAGGATGCCCGTTCGGCGGATGGGGCCGCGCCTGATGAAGCTCCTGATGACGTGCCTGGGGCGTCCGCCGATCGCGCCCATCATCATGACCATGCATCCGGCCATACGGCGCAAGGTACAGGCATGACTGATCGGTGGAATACTGTGATACGCATTGTCAATATTATGACGACAGCCGCCTTATTTGCCCTCCTGTTCCATCATTGTTCGGTCGGGAGGGGAGGGCCGCGGCTGGCGGACATGGCCGCACGGACCCATAAGGCGGCGCAGGCTGCCGCGCTTGCGGCCGCATGCCTCTATGCGCTGACCTATGCGGCGCATATGCTGCTGCTTGCCGCGCAGCTGACGCCCGCCGGATCCGGCGCCGGTGCCATCGTCTCCACGGCGTGGACATTGGCCGTAGCGACGCGCGTCGGCCTGGCGGACGCAGCGCGCATCGTGCTGGCCGCCGGACTATGCGGGACGCTCCTGATGAGGCAGCGCCCATCCCATCGGCCGTTGGCCGCCCTGCGCGGCCTGCTGCTCTTCGGCCTGGCGCTGACCTTCCCGTTGACCGGCCATGCCGCATCCGGGGCCCCGCTGCAGGCGGCGGCCGCTGTCGTCTCGCATGCGCTGCATTTCGCGACGGCAGGCATCTGGTTCGGCGGCCTCGCCGGGCTGCTGATTGTCACCCGGAGCCTGCGCCGGCAGCCCGATGCGGATGCATTCGCGGAAGCAGGGCTCCTCTGGTCGCGCTTCTCAGCCGCCGCCCTGCCTTTGACGGTCATCACGGTAGTGACCGGCTTGGTGCTGGCGGTGATGCATGTCGGAAGTTGGGAGGCGCTCTATACGTCTGCTTACGGACAGACGCTGCTCGTCAAGAGCGCGCTCTATGCGGGCGTGCTCGTGATTGCCGCCTTCCACCGGTTCTTCTGGCTGCCCGCCTTCATGAAGCAGGAAGGCGACCCGGAGCGGGTCCGGGTCTTTCTGCGCGGCGTCAGTCTGGAGGCAGCTTGCGGCGCGGTTATATTTATTACCGCCGGGATGTTGTCCACCGGAATGCCGCCGGGCTTGGGCTAA
- a CDS encoding catalase, giving the protein MKESNFMTTNQGAPVANNQQSKTAGARGPVLLEDYHLIEKLAHFDRERIPERVVHARGAGAFGVFKPYRSMAKYTRAAFLQDPDAETPVFVRFSTVIHGGTSPETVRDPRGFAVKFYTTEGNYDLVGNHLPIFFIRDAIKFPDMVHSLKPAPHTNVQTPDHYWDFMSLSPESTNMMTWLFSDLGIPANYREMDGFSVHAFKWVNEKGGVVYVKYTWKSLQGVRGLSVEEAERIQAKDFSHATRDLHQAIEEGRYPEWELCVQMLEPSRLDDFDFDPLDPTKVWPEASIPMMKVGRMTLNQNPDNYFAQVEQAAFSPSALVPGIEPSEDKLLQGRLFSYPDTQRHRLGPNYLQIPVNCPFARVRNHQRDGLMTMKQDTSPVNYEPNSHAGAYPEAGEAYAESETAVEGTTMRRSIDKTNNFGQAGEKYREMSPEEQDRLVQNLVNDLKQVRPEVQMRALCNFFRADAEYGMKLAAGLGVDMSEYLQHAPRS; this is encoded by the coding sequence ATGAAGGAATCCAATTTCATGACGACCAATCAGGGTGCGCCCGTTGCCAATAATCAGCAGTCGAAAACCGCCGGGGCGCGCGGCCCCGTTCTGCTCGAAGACTATCATCTTATCGAGAAGCTGGCTCACTTCGATCGGGAACGCATTCCGGAGCGGGTCGTGCATGCGCGCGGAGCGGGCGCGTTCGGCGTGTTCAAGCCTTACCGCAGCATGGCGAAGTACACGCGGGCGGCGTTTCTCCAGGATCCCGATGCAGAGACACCCGTCTTTGTCCGGTTCTCGACCGTGATTCATGGCGGGACCTCCCCGGAGACCGTGCGGGATCCGCGCGGATTTGCCGTCAAATTTTATACGACGGAAGGCAACTACGATCTGGTTGGCAATCATCTTCCGATTTTTTTCATCCGCGACGCCATCAAATTCCCGGACATGGTCCACTCGCTGAAGCCGGCCCCGCATACGAATGTACAGACGCCGGATCATTATTGGGACTTCATGTCACTGTCTCCGGAATCGACGAATATGATGACTTGGCTCTTCTCGGACCTCGGCATTCCGGCCAACTATCGCGAGATGGACGGCTTCAGCGTCCACGCGTTCAAATGGGTCAATGAGAAAGGCGGCGTCGTGTACGTCAAATATACATGGAAATCGCTGCAGGGCGTTCGCGGCTTGAGCGTTGAGGAAGCGGAGCGGATTCAAGCCAAAGATTTCAGCCATGCGACGCGCGATCTGCATCAGGCGATTGAAGAAGGCCGTTACCCGGAATGGGAGCTCTGCGTTCAAATGCTGGAGCCTTCGCGTCTGGACGATTTCGACTTCGATCCGCTTGATCCGACGAAGGTATGGCCCGAAGCGAGTATACCGATGATGAAGGTAGGCAGGATGACGCTGAATCAGAACCCGGACAATTATTTCGCCCAGGTCGAGCAGGCGGCGTTCTCCCCTAGCGCGCTTGTGCCCGGCATTGAACCGTCCGAGGACAAATTGCTTCAGGGCCGTCTCTTTTCCTATCCGGATACGCAGCGGCACCGGCTCGGTCCGAACTACCTGCAAATCCCGGTGAACTGCCCGTTCGCCCGGGTAAGGAATCATCAACGGGACGGGTTGATGACCATGAAGCAGGATACGTCCCCGGTCAACTACGAGCCGAATAGTCATGCCGGGGCATATCCGGAAGCGGGCGAGGCTTATGCCGAGAGCGAAACGGCGGTGGAAGGAACGACGATGCGCCGCTCGATAGACAAGACGAATAATTTCGGCCAGGCCGGAGAGAAATATCGTGAAATGTCCCCGGAGGAACAGGATCGGCTCGTGCAGAACCTGGTGAACGATCTGAAGCAGGTACGCCCCGAAGTTCAAATGCGGGCGCTGTGCAATTTCTTTCGGGCCGATGCGGAGTATGGAATGAAGCTTGCGGCCGGGCTTGGCGTGGATATGAGCGAATATTTGCAGCATGCACCGCGTTCCTAG
- a CDS encoding Fur family transcriptional regulator produces MGHVNHNNLEASVVRQGKDKKMHMTQQREAVYACIRQAATPLTAMDVFLALKSGGHRISLSTVYCSLKYFVKQGLVHELQDDQLSKRYKHACPICRGA; encoded by the coding sequence ATGGGGCACGTGAATCATAACAATCTGGAAGCTTCGGTTGTTCGGCAGGGCAAGGACAAAAAAATGCATATGACGCAGCAAAGAGAGGCCGTCTATGCTTGCATTCGTCAAGCGGCAACCCCATTGACCGCAATGGATGTTTTTCTGGCTTTGAAGTCGGGCGGGCATCGGATTTCCCTCTCTACCGTCTACTGCAGCTTGAAGTATTTCGTCAAACAAGGACTTGTTCACGAGCTTCAAGACGATCAGCTCTCCAAGCGTTACAAGCATGCCTGCCCCATCTGCCGCGGCGCGTAA
- a CDS encoding anhydro-N-acetylmuramic acid kinase, translated as MRIVMPNRPYRTIIGLMSGTSLDGIDAAVVRVHGSGIGTEAELLAFHCIEYDDGLRGRIKRLCGKEHSHAADLCMMNAYLGQRFAAAAREAAAAAGIRMEDIDLVSSHGQTVWHQPVADGEEPYCVPSTLQIGDLSVIAKLTGRPVVGDYRPADMAVGGQGAPLTPYADYLFHRHERLGRIAQNIGGIGNCTVVPAGADADQVVAFDTGPGNMLIDQAVHRLTEGALSYDRNGGWAAQGQVSEAWLAELLEHPYYAQKPRKTTGREMFGEAYATDLIQDGLERGLPAADIVATFTMLTVRTIAGAYRDFIFPEHDIHDVIVSGGGARNETMMRWLAAELPRQRVQRSDEIGLPGDAKEAIAFAVLANEFVHGIANQLPSVTGASRPTVMGKLALP; from the coding sequence ATGCGGATTGTCATGCCGAACCGCCCTTATCGTACCATCATTGGCCTGATGTCAGGCACATCGCTGGACGGAATCGATGCCGCCGTTGTCCGGGTGCACGGAAGCGGGATCGGAACGGAAGCCGAGCTGCTGGCGTTTCATTGCATCGAATATGATGACGGGCTGCGAGGCAGAATTAAGCGATTATGCGGAAAAGAGCATTCCCATGCCGCCGACCTCTGCATGATGAATGCTTATCTTGGCCAGCGGTTCGCGGCGGCCGCCCGGGAAGCGGCAGCAGCGGCCGGGATTCGGATGGAAGACATCGATCTCGTCAGCTCCCACGGGCAGACCGTCTGGCACCAGCCAGTGGCGGACGGCGAAGAGCCATATTGCGTTCCCTCCACGCTTCAAATCGGAGATTTATCCGTCATCGCGAAGCTGACAGGGCGGCCCGTGGTGGGGGATTACCGCCCCGCCGACATGGCCGTCGGGGGCCAGGGGGCACCGCTTACCCCCTATGCGGATTATCTCTTTCACCGCCATGAGCGCCTAGGCCGCATAGCCCAGAATATCGGCGGTATCGGGAACTGCACGGTCGTTCCGGCCGGGGCCGACGCGGATCAAGTGGTGGCCTTCGACACCGGGCCGGGCAATATGCTGATTGATCAGGCCGTCCATCGGCTGACGGAAGGGGCGCTGTCCTATGACCGCAATGGCGGCTGGGCCGCCCAAGGCCAGGTGAGCGAAGCATGGCTGGCCGAGCTGCTGGAGCATCCTTACTATGCCCAGAAGCCGCGGAAGACGACGGGCAGAGAAATGTTCGGCGAGGCGTATGCCACGGATTTGATTCAGGACGGTCTGGAGCGGGGCTTGCCGGCTGCCGATATCGTGGCGACCTTCACGATGCTGACGGTGCGGACCATCGCCGGCGCATACCGCGATTTTATATTTCCTGAGCATGACATCCATGACGTGATCGTCAGCGGAGGCGGGGCCCGCAACGAGACGATGATGCGATGGCTCGCGGCAGAACTGCCCCGACAGCGCGTCCAGCGCTCCGATGAGATTGGCTTGCCTGGCGATGCGAAGGAGGCGATTGCCTTCGCCGTGCTGGCGAATGAATTTGTGCACGGGATTGCCAATCAGCTTCCTTCCGTAACCGGAGCGTCGCGCCCAACCGTCATGGGCAAGCTTGCCCTTCCGTGA
- a CDS encoding serine hydrolase domain-containing protein, which yields MKKWDLSAAGQPGLSEEGLQAAWSPLDNAIEQGLIPGGVALIGRRGHAAAYAAGHAFLSEERSLPASVDTIYDCASLTKVVVTLALMLLLMDRGQVRLADPVAQHIPAFGAAGKAEVTIGQLLAHTSGLPALRHLYSHGWTPQQIQEAICAMEPDYPPGTRCVYSCLGYIILGEIIRQQFGRPLEEAAGSEVLQPLGMTASRYNPPPEWKPRIAATEYDAALGEYRWGFVHDENAFALGGAAGNAGLFSTASDLLRYARMWLALAGSASSADGATNASLSRPRTEEGPAAFLLSREAVKEALRSHTNDIPGANRGLGWVLHGDPADVGGKGLSPYSFGHTGFTGTSLWIDPAQDLILILLTNRVHFGRGNSIAALRRQFHEAASAAIQN from the coding sequence ATGAAAAAATGGGATCTGTCTGCAGCCGGGCAGCCTGGCTTGAGCGAGGAAGGACTGCAGGCCGCTTGGTCGCCGCTCGATAACGCGATCGAGCAGGGACTTATCCCCGGGGGCGTGGCTCTTATTGGGCGCCGCGGCCATGCGGCGGCTTATGCCGCCGGGCATGCGTTCCTCAGCGAGGAGCGTTCCCTTCCGGCCAGCGTGGACACGATCTATGACTGCGCGTCATTGACGAAGGTCGTTGTTACGCTGGCGCTCATGCTCCTCTTGATGGATCGGGGCCAAGTTCGGCTTGCCGATCCGGTGGCACAGCATATCCCCGCATTTGGGGCCGCGGGGAAGGCAGAGGTTACGATCGGGCAATTGCTGGCCCATACCTCGGGCCTGCCCGCGCTTCGCCATCTGTATTCGCACGGCTGGACACCGCAGCAGATCCAGGAGGCGATCTGCGCGATGGAACCGGACTATCCGCCAGGGACGCGCTGCGTCTATAGCTGCCTGGGTTATATAATCCTCGGCGAAATTATCCGGCAGCAGTTCGGCCGTCCGTTAGAGGAAGCCGCCGGGAGCGAGGTGCTTCAGCCGCTCGGAATGACGGCGAGCCGGTATAATCCGCCGCCGGAATGGAAGCCGCGCATCGCGGCGACGGAATACGATGCGGCGCTGGGCGAATACCGCTGGGGCTTCGTGCACGATGAGAACGCCTTTGCGCTTGGCGGGGCGGCGGGCAATGCGGGGCTGTTCTCGACCGCGTCGGATCTGCTTCGGTATGCCCGCATGTGGCTGGCCTTGGCTGGCAGCGCCAGTTCCGCCGATGGCGCGACGAACGCCTCCTTAAGCCGCCCCCGGACAGAGGAGGGTCCGGCCGCCTTCTTATTGTCGCGCGAGGCCGTGAAGGAAGCGCTGCGAAGCCATACCAATGACATCCCGGGAGCAAACCGGGGGCTGGGATGGGTGCTGCACGGAGACCCGGCCGATGTTGGCGGAAAGGGTCTGTCTCCCTACAGCTTTGGCCATACGGGCTTCACCGGAACGAGCCTTTGGATCGATCCGGCGCAGGATCTCATTTTAATTCTGCTGACGAACCGCGTCCATTTCGGCCGGGGCAACTCGATCGCGGCGCTGCGCCGTCAGTTCCACGAGGCTGCGTCCGCGGCTATACAGAACTAA
- a CDS encoding IclR family transcriptional regulator, with protein MSLKTLAKSLELLDCFTSDHPIWGVRDLAKKLGMHHSVVHRIVSTYEQHGFLIQNRDTQKYHLGLKLLEYGKVVTEQLNIQQYFQPILKEIANSTGESVYLNMLEGKEGVCVSIVLSSKDIQYLIPVGDRSPLYAGASQKVMMAYLSEELQEEIIQEGLRAVTSRTITDPLRLRAQLAQIKEEGWCMSVGEYTEDVVGISVPMLDSHRRILGSITIAGPRYRIDDEKCESYLRILIDQVPLIRQSCNIISHMW; from the coding sequence GTGTCGCTCAAGACGCTGGCCAAATCGCTTGAATTGCTCGATTGCTTTACATCGGATCATCCGATATGGGGGGTACGTGATTTAGCGAAGAAGCTGGGAATGCACCACTCGGTTGTGCATCGCATCGTTAGTACGTATGAACAGCATGGCTTTCTCATTCAGAACAGAGACACGCAGAAATACCATCTCGGCTTGAAGCTGCTGGAGTATGGCAAGGTGGTGACCGAGCAGTTGAACATCCAGCAATATTTTCAGCCGATATTGAAGGAGATTGCGAATTCGACCGGGGAATCGGTGTACCTGAATATGCTTGAAGGGAAAGAGGGCGTCTGCGTATCCATCGTCCTCAGCTCGAAGGATATTCAATATCTGATTCCGGTCGGCGACCGTTCGCCGCTGTATGCCGGAGCTTCGCAGAAGGTGATGATGGCCTACCTATCGGAGGAGCTTCAGGAGGAAATCATCCAGGAAGGCCTGAGGGCCGTCACTTCCCGAACGATAACGGATCCGCTCCGCTTGCGGGCGCAGTTGGCGCAAATCAAGGAGGAGGGCTGGTGCATGTCCGTCGGGGAGTATACGGAAGATGTCGTCGGCATTTCCGTGCCGATGCTGGACAGTCATCGCCGCATTCTTGGCTCCATTACGATAGCCGGGCCAAGGTACCGGATCGACGATGAGAAATGCGAGTCGTACTTGCGTATTTTGATTGACCAAGTCCCTTTAATACGTCAAAGCTGCAATATTATATCGCATATGTGGTAA
- a CDS encoding ABC transporter permease produces MLQFITRRLLYLIPSLLGIVLITFILSRVLPGDPALMIAGEQAPQHVVENIRAQLGLNEPLYVQFGTYIKQLAQGDLGIAWHTGHTVLEDFAVRLPATIELGFASLLIALLVAIPVGIVAATKKESIVDHISRVFSLIGACMPVFWLGLLLILFFYSKLGIAPAPMGRIGGDILPPTSITGLYLVDSLLTADWVAFKQSLSHLILPAICLSAGTMAIIARMMRSSMLEVIGQDYIRTARAKGLNERSVVYKHALANASIPTITMVGLQIGYLLGGAVITETIFAWPGVGSYVTESILATDYAPIQAFTLLSAVVYSGINLLVDVIYGLIDPRIRYE; encoded by the coding sequence TTGCTACAATTCATTACTCGACGTCTGTTGTACCTCATTCCAAGCTTGCTCGGCATCGTTCTCATCACGTTCATTCTGTCCCGAGTCCTGCCGGGCGACCCTGCTCTGATGATTGCCGGAGAACAAGCGCCGCAGCATGTGGTGGAGAACATTCGCGCCCAGCTCGGGCTGAACGAGCCGCTGTACGTCCAGTTCGGCACTTATATCAAGCAGTTGGCCCAAGGGGATCTGGGAATCGCCTGGCACACGGGACACACGGTGCTGGAGGATTTCGCCGTCCGTCTCCCGGCCACGATAGAGCTTGGCTTCGCCAGTCTGTTGATTGCGTTGCTGGTCGCTATTCCGGTAGGCATAGTGGCCGCTACGAAAAAAGAATCGATTGTGGACCACATCTCCCGCGTTTTTTCACTAATCGGCGCCTGCATGCCGGTCTTCTGGCTGGGACTGCTGCTCATCCTGTTTTTCTATTCCAAGCTCGGCATTGCGCCCGCTCCCATGGGCCGAATCGGCGGAGATATCCTTCCGCCCACTTCGATTACCGGATTGTATCTGGTGGACAGCTTGCTTACGGCGGATTGGGTCGCCTTCAAGCAATCCTTGTCCCATCTCATTCTTCCGGCCATTTGCCTTAGCGCCGGCACGATGGCTATCATCGCCCGCATGATGCGTTCCAGCATGCTGGAGGTCATCGGCCAGGATTATATCCGGACGGCCCGCGCCAAAGGGCTCAATGAACGTTCCGTCGTGTACAAGCATGCTCTGGCCAATGCCTCGATCCCGACGATTACGATGGTCGGTCTCCAGATCGGCTACCTGCTCGGGGGGGCGGTCATCACGGAAACGATTTTCGCCTGGCCGGGCGTCGGAAGCTATGTGACGGAGTCGATTCTCGCGACGGATTACGCCCCGATTCAGGCGTTCACGCTGCTAAGCGCCGTCGTATACAGCGGCATCAATTTGCTGGTCGATGTCATCTATGGCTTAATCGATCCGCGCATCCGCTATGAATAA